A genomic stretch from Erigeron canadensis isolate Cc75 chromosome 9, C_canadensis_v1, whole genome shotgun sequence includes:
- the LOC122580990 gene encoding zinc finger protein 10 has product MDQSRYWIQKEGASNCLNPHVLSSFGDSWEEQAFAEDASGPHGGCVWPPRSYTCSFCRREFRSAQALGGHMNVHRRDRARLKQVSSPDTNQLQGVLLLEPNNNNNIVTSNLDRSSCSSVLKNPSTPNFDLDHHHALFSSSSPRPSILGPAFTCSFGQQNSTPILSWPKFEPQKRFHIGNQEKGRYTRVLDQSDSIISKKNPHHQIEVCVASNLNSLIRKRCEMPILNVNNDDDDDDDDGEDGFIFKRSRRVDDDHDARSFFPRNTSILVDDKDAKKVVVSLEHSPNSTLENLDLELRLGDRP; this is encoded by the coding sequence atggaTCAGTCAAGATATTGGATCCAAAAGGAAGGAGCTAGTAACTGTTTGAATCCGCATGTGTTATCGTCGTTTGGCGATTCATGGGAAGAACAAGCGTTTGCGGAAGACGCATCTGGACCACACGGAGGGTGCGTATGGCCTCCAAGATCTTATACTTGTAGTTTCTGCAGACGGGAATTTCGGTCGGCTCAAGCTCTTGGTGGTCACATGAACGTTCATCGGAGAGATAGGGCCAGGCTCAAGCAGGTTTCGAGTCCAGATACCAATCAGCTGCAAGGAGTACTTCTGCTTgaacctaataataataataatattgttacATCTAATTTGGATAGATCATCATGTAGTAGTGTGTTAAAAAACCCTAGTACCCCTAATTTTGACTTGGATCATCATCATGCTCTCTTTTCATCATCTTCTCCAAGACCTTCTATTCTTGGTCCTGCTTTCACTTGTTCTTTTGGTCAACAAAATAGTACCCCTATATTGTCATGGCCCAAGTTTGAACCTCAAAAAAGATTTCATATTGGTAACCAAGAAAAGGGACGTTATACACGAGTTCTTGATCAGTCGGACTCGATCATTTCAAAGAAGAATCCTCATCATCAAATTGAGGTTTGTGTTGCAAGTAACTTAAATTCACTCATTAGAAAAAGATGTGAGATGCCTATCTTGAATGTCAACaacgacgacgatgatgatgatgatgatggggaagatggTTTCATCTTCAAGAGAAGCAGGCGGGTAGATGATGATCACGACGCACGGTCTTTCTTTCCTAGAAACACTAGTATCTTGGTAGATGACAAAGATGCTAAAAAAGTAGTAGTGTCACTTGAACATAGCCCAAACTCTACTTTAGAGAACTTGGATCTTGAGTTAAGGCTTGGTGATCGCCCTTAA
- the LOC122582068 gene encoding histone-lysine N-methyltransferase, H3 lysine-9 specific SUVH1-like, which produces MEDNLGSVSDSVPLDKSRVISVKPLRCLVPIFPSPAASFATPQSLPFAFVAPTGPFPPGASKFFPVFVPNEPQGQGSGPNGPNLPTGLNVPTGLNVPTALNIPNVSNGLNQGTPDTIPSPVPLNSFRTPASAENKSPVPLNSFRTPTPVPASTENNVVRRGRPRGSKNRETHDDVHIEDDGYENGFTIDTEDSSDAIRRKRKARKVAKGPQAVAVSSSEVDIDPLVNHLLRSFNLVDIDTSLQADSDQDLVQRVVMVYNLLRRKILQLDDARGVIPGISRRADLRAGTILMNKGARANTKRRVGAVPGVNIGDVFFFRMELCLAGLHAPIMAGIDYLSVKVSGDEEPMAVSIVSSGGYEDDGDDGEVLIYSGQGGVQRNDKLVMDQKLERGNLALEKSLHRGNEVRVVRGLKDGTHQTGKIYVYDGVYKIHESWIEKGKSGCNVFKYKMLRMKGQPEGFVLWKSIQQWRDGANKRVGVILPDLTSGAENLPICLVNDVDGEKGPAYFTYSPSLKYAKPFASSKSLSCRCSNGCQPATNCPCVEKNGGYLPYSTAGVLLSHNLVIHECGPSCLCPPICRNRISQTGLKLRLEVFRTKNKGWGLRSWDPIRAGAFICEYAGEVIDNGTDSDDDYIFDTTRTFEPLEPVPTDEPVKTPFPLIVSAKNKGNVGRFMNHSCTPNVYWQPILREKEEESYLHVGFYAIKHIPPLHELTFNYGIPRAQKTGPQRKKCLCGSTKCKGYFY; this is translated from the coding sequence ATGGAAGACAATTTAGGTTCGGTTTCGGATTCGGTTCCTTTAGATAAATCTAGGGTTATTTCTGTTAAGCCCTTAAGATGTCTTGTTCCAATTTTTCCGTCCCCAGCTGCTTCGTTTGCCACGCCGCAGTCTTTGCCTTTTGCGTTTGTAGCTCCAACGGGCCCATTTCCTCCGGGGGCGTCAAAGTTTTTCCCTGTTTTTGTTCCCAACGAGCCTCAGGGGCAAGGTAGTGGGCCAAATGGCCCGAATCTTCCCACTGGTTTGAATGTTCCCACTGGTCTGAATGTTCCGACTGCTCTGAATATTCCAAATGTTTCGAATGGTCTGAATCAGGGAACGCCTGACACTATCCCGTCACCAGTTCCTTTGAATTCTTTTAGGACACCGGCTTCAGCAGAAAATAAGTCACCTGTTCCTTTGAATTCTTTTAGGACGCCGACACCAGTACCGGCCTCAACAGAGAACAATGTGGTGCGTAGAGGAAGACCGAGGGGGTCTAAGAATCGTGAAACACATGATGATGTACATATTGAAGATGATGGTTATGAGAATGGGTTCACTATAGATACAGAGGACAGTAGTGATGCCATCAGGAGAAAGCGTAAAGCTCGGAAGGTTGCCAAGGGTCCACAGGCAGTAGCTGTTTCTAGCTCTGAAGTTGATATTGATCCATTGGTTAACCATCTTTTGAGATCTTTTAATCTTGTGGATATCGATACGTCTCTTCAGGCTGACAGTGATCAAGATTTGGTACAACGGGTAGTCATGGTTTATAACTTACTCAGGAGAAAGATCCTGCAGCTTGATGATGCAAGAGGAGTTATACCTGGTATATCAAGACGGGCAGACTTGAGGGCAGGTACAATCTTAATGAATAAAGGAGCTCGGGCTAATACTAAAAGACGGGTTGGTGCAGTACCTGGTGTCAATATTGGTGATGTTTTCTTTTTCCGAATGGAACTGTGTTTGGCGGGATTACATGCTCCGATTATGGCTGGGATTGATTATCTGAGTGTTAAGGTTAGTGGTGATGAAGAGCCTATGGCAGTCAGTATTGTTTCCTCTGGAGGATACGAAGATGATGGAGACGATGGAGAGGTGCTAATTTATAGTGGTCAAGGTGGTGTTCAGAGAAATGATAAATTAGTGATGGATCAAAAGCTTGAAAGGGGTAACCTGGCTTTAGAAAAGAGCTTGCATCGAGGTAATGAGGTAAGAGTTGTCCGTGGTCTTAAAGATGGAACACATCAAACTGGGAAGATATATGTTTATGATGGAGTATACAAAATCCACGAGTCTTGGATAGAGAAAGGAAAGTCAGGTTGCAATGTTTTCAAGTACAAAATGCTCAGAATGAAAGGTCAACCAGAAGGATTTGTTTTATGGAAATCAATTCAGCAGTGGAGAGATGGTGCCAATAAACGGGTTGGAGTTATCCTGCCTGACCTTACTTCCGGGGCTGAAAATTTGCCAATTTGTCTTGTAAATGATGTGGATGGTGAAAAGGGCCCTGCATATTTTACTTACTCTCCTAGTCTCAAGTATGCAAAGCCTTTTGCTTCTTCTAAATCTTTAAGCTGTAGATGTTCTAACGGATGTCAACCTGCCACTAACTGCCCTTGTGTTGAAAAAAATGGTGGCTATCTTCCCTATTCTACTGCTGGTGTTCTTCTGAGTCATAACTTAGTGATTCATGAGTGTGGTCCTTCTTGTTTATGCCCTCCAATTTGCAGAAACCGAATCTCTCAAACGGGTTTAAAACTCCGTTTAGAAGTGTTCAGAACAAAGAATAAAGGTTGGGGACTTAGATCTTGGGACCCCATTCGGGCTGGAGCCTTTATTTGTGAGTATGCAGGTGAAGTGATTGACAATGGAACCGATAGTGATGATGATTACATATTTGATACTACCCGAACCTTTGAACCATTGGAGCCCGTGCCTACTGATGAGCCCGTAAAGACTCCATTTCCACTAATTGTCAGTGCCAAAAATAAGGGAAATGTGGGTCGTTTTATGAACCACAGTTGTACACCTAATGTGTATTGGCAGCCAATTTTGcgtgaaaaagaagaagaatcataTCTTCATGTTGGATTTTATGCCATCAAACACATTCCTCCATTGCACGAGTTAACATTTAATTACGGAATTCCACGTGCTCAGAAAACCGGACCACAGagaaaaaagtgtttgtgtggATCGACCAAATGCAAAGGTTATTTTTACTAA